The Geomonas agri genome contains the following window.
GGTCACGGCGGCTCTTCTTACACTCGTCGATTTCTCCGTAGCGGTCCTTGACCTCCGCCTCCGAGCCCACCTCCCGGGATTGCCGCCATTGAAGCCACGAGTAGCCGGGCGTGAGCGCCGGGTCGGTAAGCGGGATCTGCCGAACGTGTAAAGCAACTTTCCCGTCCAGGAACTGGAAAGGGGTGGCACGGTACTCCAGGTCCCCCTCCTCCGTCTGCGGATACACCGTTTCCCAGAAGCGCTCGGCAAGACCCGTGATCAGCTCGAGCCCCAACTCCAGACCGGCAAAACCTTCGGTGACGGTCAGCCCTTCGGCAAGCCACGCCGCTATCTGCAGGTCCTTGGTCTTTTCTCCCAGTGCTGCGGTAGCAAGAGAAATGGCCTTGTCCCAGTTCGCCTGTTTGACGTCGTGCTGCCAGTCCCCCATGGCAACGGCATCCTCGCAGCGGCGGGCCTCCATGATCTCCTCGTAGACAGTCGTGTAGCGGAGGTCGCTCCCGGCAGGGCTTTCTGAAGAGATGGGCAGCAGCAGCTTCTCTAGGCAAAGGTCCCTGATCATGGTGTCCCCCTAGTCCCAGCACTCCGCAATCTTCACTGGGACCCGCGCAGGGAGCGATTCTGCCGGCTGGGCAGCCAAGTCCCCCGCACCAAAGAGCTGGTAGTTGACCTTGATGAAGCGTACCCCCAACCGGTGCAGGGCCTCTTTTTCCTGGGGGAAGTTGGCCGGATAAAAGGTGTGTCGCCCCGCCGGGAAATCGCGCAGGAATTCCGCAAAGCCGCGGCTACCGGGGTATCTCCTGGTGAGCGTGGTGTCGCCGACATCGATCTGCAGCACGACATCACTGCAGGCCTCGGGCATGTAGACAAACGGCCTACTCACCGGGAAGTTCATGTTGACGATGGACTGCACCCCCGTGGCGCAATGCAGCTCCAGCCGCGTCCCCTGGGGCTTGATGCGCGCCTCTGCGTTGGCGTCGGTGGGGAGCCCCTTGATGGTGACGTTGTAGACCGGTTTGGGCGAGGCGGCTGCGGCAGCAAGCTTGGCCTTTCCCCCCTGCGCCAGGAAAGAATAGAACTCCGGCTTGAACGGTATCGAGCCGCCGAGCGCCGACTTCGGGAAGTAGCCCCGTGCCGGGCTCCAGCCGATGAAAGGGTTGACGTAGTCGCCAACGTATTTCCAGACCGGCCCGTCCTTGCCAAGAAGGTACTGCAGGGTCTGGGGATCCCGGCTCCCCTGCACCTCCTTCAGCACCGTCTGCTCCCACTGGGCCTGCAGGACGCAGGCGGTCTCCATGCGGATATAGGTGCCGTAGAAGGTGATGGGGCCGTAGATGAGACGGGTGAAGATCTCGTCGTCCTGCCCCCGCACGAGGAGCTGGTTCAGCCGCTGGGCGGCCTCTGCCGCCTGAAACAGCGGCGACTTGCCGGCCTCGCCAGAATCACTGAAGGCCTGCAGCGCCATCCGGTGCGCCAGCGCTCTCGATTTGGCCACTGGAGCTATCTGCGCGACCGCGTTCAGGTATTCCCTGGCTAGGTTGGCACCGTCGCCGTCGCTGGGGAGATCCTGTTTCTTGCCGCCGAGCCGGCCGATAGTCCCGGCCACCCTGCTGGCTTGCCCGGAAAGGGAAGAGGCAACCCCGGCAGGACCGGCGCTTTTCATGGCTTGGAACCGGTAGAGCTCCGCCACCCAGACCGGCAATGGTTCGGATGGATCGAAGGGCTGTAGCTCCGTAAGGGCGCGTCGCATGAAGTTGAAGTAGGGGCTCTGCTCCCCCGCCATGACGGCCGCCGCACTCTGCCACTCCTTAGGTGGCATCAGCCTTAGCGCACCGCTTGGCAACTGCGACGCGAAGGTCTGCCAGGCGTTGAAAGAAGCCCCGCGGTAGCTGCGCCAGAACTCCGCACGCGCCCGCTCCAGAACGCCGCGATCGGGGTACGCGGAGCTTAGTTCTCCGAGCAGGCTGGTTACCCGCTCTCTGCCGTTACGGGTGAAACAAGGGGCCAGCAGGGGTTCCCCCAGCAGCGTCCTGGACCCGCCCCAGAATTCCTGCAATGCAACCGGCCGCACCGTTTCCTCCCGGTCCGCGTACCCCAGCACCCAACTGAAGTCCGCACCTTTCAGGATCACCAGGCGCTTGAGCAGCTGCTGCAGCCGTTGCAACTCCTCGGACATCTGGGCAGGGTCGGCAAGCCAGGCGACGTAGGCGAGGTAAAGGTTGCCGGCGGCAGGGTCGGCCCATCCCTGTGCTTGCGACGCCAGTAGCTGGTAGGCCGGGGCCGGGCGCGCAGCCAGGTCCGTTTCATCCTCGCCAGCCAGCCTTCCTTTCAGGAGGTTGCAGCGCCGGCTCAGGTGCAGAACCAGGCCGCCGAAGGCGGCATCGGGGAGGGTTGGAGAGAGAGCGTCCAACGCGCCGGTCATCTGCGCATCGAACGGAGCCAACAGGTGTTTTCTGTATGCCAGGCAGTAACGTACTTTCAGGGCCTGCTCTACTTCGCTACTGCGGGTCAGACCGAAACGGGGCACCCACCAGTTCCGGTTCTTTTGTTCGACGTCGACAATAGCGCGCCGCATGGTCTCCAGCACGGCAAGATCGGCGGCGGTGTTCCCCTGCAACTGTGGCATGCCGGCCGACGCGACGGATGCCTGGCGCAACACCCCGACGTTCTTGACGAAGGCGATGGTCAGCATGGCACACAGCGAGACGCCCACCAATAGCCAGCATACCAGGGCCAGGTTGTCGGAGAGGCGTTGCCACTTCAGGGTGCGGGCACTGGGACTCCACAGCCCGCGATCCCGAGGGAGAACTTTTTCGAAGAAATCGTGGAGAAACGGCGCATGAGCCACGGCCGGGTGCTGCCCGTCGGCCATGGGGCGGGTGAGGGTTCGGACCGGTAGCGCGCTGCAGAGGAAGATGCCGCGGAGAAGCGGCGTCTCCTGGTAGTGGTTCTTGCCAAAGGCGGCAGGCATCAAGAGTTCGAGCCCCGGGCGCAACGCGCGCAAACGATCCGGGAAAAGGAGCAGACGGCCGGTCGGAGGCGTTGCC
Protein-coding sequences here:
- a CDS encoding type VI secretion protein IcmF/TssM N-terminal domain-containing protein: MKWLIYCKYVLFGAALLPIMLISLVMIPLLSWPWRIGIFLPLIVLLLWGALEGLKKLVLRARQKQRPEPAAADPSAHPAHEESARLDPSPVEPARRERIFDLQQNFRSAVRALKASHLKQEGDPLHVLPWYLVVGASGSGKTSAVRGARLLSPFSKGAEGEATANCSWHFYDQGIVIDTAGRYALPIDPASDHEEWLTFLSLLKRYRRTELINGVIVAVAADQLAAGDPVQLEELGRQLRSRIEEMIRHLGVTFPVYLLITKCDLVSGMSEFCAELPPEPLDQPMGFLNREVDGDVPRLLERFWKLIDGQLRMLRLLLLHRAAATPPTGRLLLFPDRLRALRPGLELLMPAAFGKNHYQETPLLRGIFLCSALPVRTLTRPMADGQHPAVAHAPFLHDFFEKVLPRDRGLWSPSARTLKWQRLSDNLALVCWLLVGVSLCAMLTIAFVKNVGVLRQASVASAGMPQLQGNTAADLAVLETMRRAIVDVEQKNRNWWVPRFGLTRSSEVEQALKVRYCLAYRKHLLAPFDAQMTGALDALSPTLPDAAFGGLVLHLSRRCNLLKGRLAGEDETDLAARPAPAYQLLASQAQGWADPAAGNLYLAYVAWLADPAQMSEELQRLQQLLKRLVILKGADFSWVLGYADREETVRPVALQEFWGGSRTLLGEPLLAPCFTRNGRERVTSLLGELSSAYPDRGVLERARAEFWRSYRGASFNAWQTFASQLPSGALRLMPPKEWQSAAAVMAGEQSPYFNFMRRALTELQPFDPSEPLPVWVAELYRFQAMKSAGPAGVASSLSGQASRVAGTIGRLGGKKQDLPSDGDGANLAREYLNAVAQIAPVAKSRALAHRMALQAFSDSGEAGKSPLFQAAEAAQRLNQLLVRGQDDEIFTRLIYGPITFYGTYIRMETACVLQAQWEQTVLKEVQGSRDPQTLQYLLGKDGPVWKYVGDYVNPFIGWSPARGYFPKSALGGSIPFKPEFYSFLAQGGKAKLAAAAASPKPVYNVTIKGLPTDANAEARIKPQGTRLELHCATGVQSIVNMNFPVSRPFVYMPEACSDVVLQIDVGDTTLTRRYPGSRGFAEFLRDFPAGRHTFYPANFPQEKEALHRLGVRFIKVNYQLFGAGDLAAQPAESLPARVPVKIAECWD